Proteins encoded in a region of the Veillonella parvula genome:
- the addA gene encoding helicase-exonuclease AddAB subunit AddA, protein MGVKWTPEQESAIIAPKDSSLDNQTLLVAAAAGSGKTAVLVERIITRLKDMDNPLSVQELMVVTFTKAAAQEMSARIGLALAKAMESTDDAALQARLERQLNLLPSAHISTLHSFCQWVIRSYFYKLDINPTARIGNEAEMALLQQEVLADLLTKSYEEGLYNIYELADFFSDDKSDAGLTAKIMSLYNYAMSLANPDGWLRKALEPYKEAMTINPSDTLWGEYMWSNHMDVINRIRERLERMEQILLDPTGPHKWQNIYDNQLAALGMLSAAQSWNDMGDACKHMDTFIKDQFRMGSKEAQAYDPILVAEFRSLGGQNKDDLKAMQNAIFTVPEATLQEQFKAQYPIIEGLVELTIAFHKAYRDMKQEQGIMDFSDLEHLCLALLVEPGTEDDPQPSEVAKELQDTFKEIMVDEYQDTNGVQETIINLISRVDNRFYVGDVKQAIYSFRMADSSLFMEKYNTYGGNDAVERRIDLAKNFRSDANILAATNFLFYQIMTEDAAELNYTEAESLIPGRIVEDAPEDWVGGDVELQLLDVSKDTLGASESDEDEGDDPENNERELDFIIQKIKEIHAAKKQVQNPDGTFRQIEWRDFAILRRSLAGWGTRAVEAMRQAGIPAVVNERDGYFEAQEIQLLLALLSIIDNPEQDLPMAAVLHSGLVGLDVNELGALRLSGEGSLWSLMPTYAEEAQDERLLAFICHMERWRTLSRRHGVTDLLWDIYESQDYVNYVGAMPNGLVRRANVLALYDRAKGYEASGFRGLFRFLRFVESLRDSNQDMPLANVVSEADNVVRLMTIHKSKGLEFPVVFLSGVQKRFNMMDLRSELLIDKNAGLGLKGYFPDIRVSFPTMPWFYVKDVKEAALKAEEQRILYVALTRARDKLFMTGFIKGFKNSKGVLSTMGELIKNAASVETQQLPTDIITQANTYLDWMMMGFARHLDGGNPLRVAIEYEGPTYFDLPDKQCRLKVEIHDGSLYGDLDYKADIDETTINKVRELKAVNSVELPQEIVDRFNYSYPYNDATRRTAKISVSELKRRFQERELEAGTIDTLNEPIATVEVLADDLANSVFGRKPQALQSEDDVLTGAQWGTLMHEAMQWLPLVTYTQASLTKELDALVANGTFTEEERNLLSDTSLYKFFSSDLGKRLINAKRIERELPFSMLFEGKRVYDTLEDGENLFLQGIIDTAFEEDGEWVLVDYKTDRVTSGEELIKRYKIQMDLYKEALQRLTGMPVKACYIYSFRLHDAIIVD, encoded by the coding sequence ATGGGTGTTAAATGGACGCCAGAGCAGGAGTCTGCCATCATAGCGCCTAAGGACTCCTCTTTAGATAATCAGACCTTACTTGTTGCGGCCGCTGCCGGTTCAGGTAAGACAGCGGTCCTAGTAGAACGCATTATTACGCGCCTTAAGGACATGGATAATCCCTTATCTGTTCAAGAACTCATGGTTGTAACTTTCACAAAGGCCGCAGCCCAAGAGATGAGCGCTCGTATTGGCCTTGCCTTGGCTAAAGCCATGGAATCTACAGATGATGCTGCACTACAAGCGCGCCTTGAACGACAGCTCAATCTGTTGCCCTCGGCTCATATTTCTACATTGCATTCCTTTTGCCAATGGGTAATCCGGTCCTATTTCTATAAGCTCGACATTAATCCGACAGCGCGCATCGGCAATGAAGCAGAAATGGCATTGCTACAACAAGAGGTATTAGCCGATTTATTAACTAAATCCTATGAAGAGGGCCTTTATAATATCTATGAGCTAGCGGATTTCTTCAGCGATGATAAATCTGATGCAGGCTTAACGGCGAAGATTATGTCCCTGTATAACTACGCCATGTCCCTCGCCAATCCCGATGGATGGCTACGAAAAGCCTTAGAGCCTTATAAAGAGGCGATGACCATAAACCCTAGTGATACGTTGTGGGGTGAATATATGTGGTCGAATCACATGGATGTTATCAATCGCATTCGCGAGCGCTTAGAGCGGATGGAACAAATCTTGCTCGATCCGACAGGGCCTCACAAATGGCAAAATATATACGATAATCAACTGGCTGCACTAGGCATGCTTTCAGCGGCTCAATCTTGGAATGATATGGGCGATGCTTGTAAGCATATGGATACTTTTATTAAGGATCAATTCCGTATGGGTTCAAAAGAGGCACAAGCTTATGACCCTATTTTGGTAGCAGAGTTTAGATCTTTAGGTGGTCAAAATAAAGATGACCTCAAAGCCATGCAAAACGCTATATTCACCGTTCCGGAAGCTACCTTGCAAGAGCAGTTTAAGGCTCAATATCCAATCATAGAAGGTCTTGTAGAACTGACGATTGCTTTTCATAAAGCTTATAGAGACATGAAGCAAGAGCAAGGCATCATGGATTTCAGCGATCTTGAGCATTTATGCTTGGCTCTTCTCGTTGAACCTGGCACAGAGGATGACCCTCAGCCATCTGAAGTGGCAAAGGAATTGCAAGATACTTTCAAAGAAATCATGGTCGATGAATACCAAGATACGAACGGCGTGCAAGAGACGATTATCAATTTGATCTCTCGCGTTGATAATAGATTCTATGTGGGGGACGTGAAGCAGGCTATTTATAGCTTTCGTATGGCTGATAGTTCTCTATTTATGGAGAAATATAATACGTACGGCGGCAATGATGCGGTAGAACGTCGTATCGACTTGGCGAAAAACTTCCGATCTGACGCAAATATTTTGGCTGCTACGAACTTCTTGTTCTACCAAATCATGACGGAAGACGCGGCAGAGCTCAATTACACAGAGGCTGAATCGCTCATTCCTGGCCGCATCGTAGAGGATGCGCCAGAGGATTGGGTCGGTGGTGACGTGGAATTGCAGCTCTTAGATGTGAGTAAGGATACCCTTGGTGCTAGTGAAAGTGACGAAGATGAAGGGGATGACCCTGAGAACAACGAGCGTGAGCTAGATTTCATCATTCAAAAAATCAAGGAAATCCATGCTGCTAAGAAACAGGTGCAAAATCCAGATGGCACATTCCGTCAAATCGAGTGGCGAGACTTTGCTATTTTGCGCAGATCCTTAGCGGGCTGGGGTACGCGTGCCGTAGAAGCCATGCGTCAAGCGGGGATTCCTGCGGTTGTAAATGAGCGAGACGGTTACTTTGAAGCACAAGAGATTCAACTTTTATTGGCGTTGTTATCCATCATAGATAATCCTGAACAAGATTTGCCGATGGCTGCCGTATTGCACTCCGGCCTTGTAGGTCTTGATGTCAACGAACTAGGCGCATTGCGCCTGTCTGGTGAGGGTTCCCTATGGTCGCTCATGCCAACCTATGCAGAAGAGGCTCAAGATGAGCGCTTATTAGCTTTCATTTGCCATATGGAGCGGTGGCGCACTTTATCGCGTCGTCACGGTGTGACCGATTTGTTGTGGGATATTTACGAATCTCAAGATTACGTAAACTATGTAGGGGCTATGCCGAATGGTCTCGTGCGCCGCGCTAATGTGCTTGCCTTATATGATAGAGCTAAGGGCTATGAAGCTTCTGGCTTCCGTGGGCTCTTTAGGTTCTTGCGCTTTGTGGAAAGCTTGCGGGACAGCAACCAAGATATGCCTCTTGCCAATGTGGTGAGCGAGGCGGACAATGTGGTGCGCCTCATGACTATTCATAAGAGTAAGGGCCTTGAGTTTCCTGTAGTATTCCTATCAGGTGTACAAAAAAGATTCAACATGATGGACTTGCGTTCAGAGCTGCTTATCGATAAAAATGCTGGCCTTGGTTTGAAAGGGTATTTCCCGGATATTCGAGTGTCCTTCCCGACCATGCCTTGGTTCTATGTGAAAGACGTAAAAGAGGCGGCCCTCAAGGCGGAGGAGCAGCGCATTCTTTATGTTGCCTTGACACGGGCACGAGATAAGCTATTCATGACAGGCTTTATTAAAGGCTTTAAAAATTCTAAAGGTGTATTAAGCACCATGGGTGAGCTCATTAAAAATGCGGCTTCCGTAGAAACTCAACAGTTACCGACAGATATTATCACACAAGCTAATACCTATCTAGATTGGATGATGATGGGCTTTGCTCGTCATTTAGATGGTGGTAACCCATTGCGCGTAGCCATCGAGTACGAAGGGCCAACTTATTTTGATTTACCGGATAAACAGTGTCGTTTAAAGGTTGAGATCCATGATGGCTCTCTTTATGGTGATCTTGATTACAAAGCGGATATCGACGAGACTACGATTAACAAGGTACGGGAGTTGAAAGCTGTTAATTCCGTAGAATTACCGCAGGAAATCGTGGACCGATTCAACTATAGCTATCCGTACAATGATGCTACTCGCCGGACTGCAAAAATCTCCGTTAGTGAATTGAAACGACGATTCCAAGAACGAGAACTTGAAGCAGGAACTATTGATACTTTGAATGAACCGATTGCAACGGTAGAAGTTTTAGCAGATGACCTAGCAAACTCCGTATTCGGTCGAAAGCCACAAGCATTACAGTCTGAAGATGATGTATTAACCGGTGCTCAATGGGGGACCTTGATGCATGAGGCTATGCAATGGCTACCTCTTGTGACGTATACGCAAGCTTCTTTGACGAAAGAACTCGATGCACTGGTGGCGAATGGGACTTTTACAGAGGAAGAACGGAATTTATTAAGCGATACGAGTTTGTATAAATTTTTTAGCTCTGATCTTGGTAAGCGCCTTATCAATGCAAAACGTATCGAACGAGAGTTGCCGTTTAGCATGCTCTTTGAAGGAAAACGCGTATACGACACCTTAGAGGACGGGGAAAATTTGTTCCTCCAAGGTATTATTGATACGGCCTTTGAAGAGGATGGCGAATGGGTTCTCGTAGATTACAAAACGGATCGCGTTACATCCGGAGAAGAACTCATTAAACGATATAAAATCCAAATGGACCTCTATAAAGAGGCCTTGCAGCGATTGACGGGAATGCCCGTGAAAGCATGTTACATTTATAGCTTCCGCTTGCATGATGCAATTATTGTGGACTAA
- a CDS encoding PD-(D/E)XK nuclease family protein, which produces MSISVYYGRAGSGKTRAVYERIRQVMTDCPGEPIILLVPEPATYRVERELAEFMLEKGFTTVRVVGFGRLGYQVYQSIGSKGAGQSSLSSFGRSMLLRLVMKRKQKELGLLEQATKRPEFSSVLQQLFSEFRAFRVGPADLERGAESVKNNILQKKLRELAICMSAYEEELSRHGERDIDPIMEIVEALPQSPLMENSHVFIDGFHWFTPTHYELIYTLFDLAKEAVITIDLPMAPKALKFARRGEHLFSRPLEIYDTLVERYDSSIDWVGFEGKRGPQVVQELEANYFASPSKKNSTDATIPIIRGYNREREADAVARRILAYIESAEEARYRDVCIMLRESETYGDTLEKVFARYDIPHFIDRQRPMKNHPLGELLTALFDIVRHNYSRDSMFLLLKTDLMPLTREAVDELENYVLEFGIDHYKWERESWPYLRGFHEGQDEESHVDAPRRARVNKARETIMDILSPWFDFAANAEGHTGAEWGTQLYGLLEILQVPERLYEWAKDAETIGDQESKASHEQMYNAVLSFIDEISMVMKDEILTLDEMMLLLEEGLSDVNYSMIPPFLDHVVITTIERGYSQWWPKVFVMGLNQGVFPQSMGDEGLIKDKERQELADAGITLAEGALPKAFNENFLLYLAMTRASDSLTLSYAGSGEDGTGLEPSLVVKRLESLGYVDQAVDIPLSIAPDTEADYMWRPLQSLSLLSERWGALFSGYEVNPLWWGLYNWARESETYRPRLAEVSRGIRDNNDVPVITQDLVNGLFLSKGYMSGSVTRLERYQQCPFKFYAQYGLKLEPRRVRSFGAPEIGTFLHANLERLGNYLLENNKQWRDLDEEEQLNLCRSVANEILQENQAGEETSDAYQKAIEQRVQRTLHVTVDRLVEWSKRSDFDTKYLEQDFGRQGGWDPIRVPLGEDRYLRLIGQIDRIDEYTRDDQTYGMVIDYKSGGAHVTAQDVYYGLKLQLMTYLLALESAYGKTHGGSMSPAAVVYSYVKNPKIPADAPISYEDAVSLANESDAWQNSGYFSDDIELLTHIDNKFLSYGSKRGPYVPIATKKDQTISSRDLRKVKSTGEFDIMCRYTNHVMAETGRHIGEGQFPIKPYQLNGLRPCTFCDYRTVCRFDSSRNRYNYLSKLSENDALERMKEVLNDGNNSSKGGENHGC; this is translated from the coding sequence ATGAGTATTAGCGTCTATTATGGACGGGCTGGATCAGGCAAGACACGTGCCGTATATGAGCGCATCCGTCAGGTCATGACAGATTGTCCAGGGGAACCAATAATTTTGCTTGTTCCTGAACCTGCCACCTATCGGGTAGAACGGGAGCTAGCTGAATTTATGCTTGAAAAAGGTTTTACTACAGTTCGTGTCGTAGGCTTTGGGCGTTTGGGTTATCAGGTATATCAATCGATAGGCTCAAAAGGGGCTGGTCAATCAAGTTTATCAAGCTTTGGCCGGTCTATGTTGTTGCGCCTTGTAATGAAACGAAAGCAAAAGGAACTAGGGCTGTTAGAACAGGCTACAAAGCGGCCTGAGTTTTCCTCCGTATTGCAACAGCTCTTTTCTGAATTCCGCGCCTTTCGTGTAGGCCCTGCTGACCTAGAACGAGGGGCAGAGTCTGTTAAAAATAATATATTACAAAAGAAATTGCGCGAGCTAGCTATCTGTATGTCTGCCTATGAAGAGGAACTCAGTCGTCATGGGGAGCGCGACATCGATCCTATCATGGAAATTGTAGAGGCTTTGCCACAATCTCCTCTCATGGAGAATAGCCATGTCTTTATCGATGGTTTTCATTGGTTTACGCCCACACACTACGAGCTGATTTATACTTTGTTTGACTTGGCGAAGGAAGCCGTTATTACTATTGATTTACCGATGGCTCCAAAGGCGTTAAAATTTGCTCGTCGAGGGGAGCATCTCTTCAGCCGTCCTTTAGAAATTTACGACACCTTAGTTGAGCGTTATGATTCTAGTATCGACTGGGTTGGCTTTGAGGGAAAACGGGGCCCTCAAGTCGTTCAAGAGCTAGAGGCTAATTACTTTGCTAGCCCTAGTAAGAAAAACTCTACAGATGCAACGATTCCGATTATTCGAGGCTATAACAGGGAACGCGAAGCCGATGCGGTGGCTCGTCGTATTTTAGCCTATATAGAATCAGCTGAAGAGGCTCGTTACCGAGATGTATGTATCATGCTCCGCGAGTCTGAAACCTACGGTGATACTTTAGAAAAGGTTTTTGCTCGCTACGACATTCCGCACTTTATTGACCGTCAGCGGCCTATGAAAAACCATCCATTAGGCGAGCTATTGACGGCTCTATTTGATATCGTGCGTCATAACTATAGTCGGGACAGCATGTTTCTCTTGCTCAAGACGGACTTGATGCCGCTTACTCGTGAGGCTGTAGATGAGTTAGAGAACTACGTTCTCGAGTTTGGCATCGATCATTATAAATGGGAACGTGAAAGTTGGCCGTACTTACGAGGCTTTCATGAGGGACAAGATGAAGAAAGCCACGTAGATGCACCACGCAGAGCACGTGTTAACAAAGCAAGAGAAACCATTATGGATATATTATCTCCATGGTTTGACTTTGCTGCTAATGCGGAGGGTCATACAGGGGCTGAGTGGGGTACACAACTTTATGGTTTATTAGAAATCTTACAAGTGCCAGAGCGGCTCTATGAATGGGCGAAGGACGCAGAAACTATAGGTGATCAAGAATCCAAAGCTAGTCATGAACAGATGTATAATGCGGTTCTTTCCTTTATAGACGAAATTTCTATGGTCATGAAGGATGAAATATTGACTCTGGATGAGATGATGCTCCTCCTCGAAGAAGGCCTTAGCGATGTAAACTACTCTATGATTCCGCCGTTTTTAGACCATGTGGTGATTACCACTATCGAACGTGGTTACAGCCAGTGGTGGCCTAAGGTGTTCGTAATGGGCCTCAACCAAGGCGTATTTCCTCAAAGTATGGGAGATGAAGGCCTCATCAAGGATAAGGAGCGTCAAGAATTGGCCGATGCAGGCATTACCTTAGCAGAAGGGGCCTTGCCGAAGGCTTTCAACGAGAATTTCCTATTATATCTCGCCATGACACGGGCATCCGATTCGTTGACCTTGTCCTATGCGGGCTCTGGTGAGGATGGAACAGGTCTTGAGCCATCCCTCGTTGTAAAGCGATTAGAATCTCTTGGGTACGTAGATCAGGCAGTAGATATTCCTCTCTCCATTGCACCTGATACAGAGGCAGATTACATGTGGCGCCCGCTCCAAAGTCTGTCATTGCTATCTGAGCGTTGGGGGGCGCTCTTTAGTGGTTATGAGGTCAATCCTCTTTGGTGGGGCCTCTATAATTGGGCTCGTGAAAGCGAAACCTATCGTCCGCGTTTAGCGGAGGTATCACGTGGCATTCGAGATAACAACGATGTGCCTGTCATAACGCAGGATTTAGTGAATGGTCTGTTTTTGTCTAAAGGCTATATGTCTGGTTCTGTGACACGTTTAGAGAGATACCAACAATGTCCGTTCAAGTTCTATGCTCAATATGGTTTGAAGCTAGAACCGCGCCGTGTGCGTTCCTTTGGTGCTCCCGAAATTGGTACGTTCTTACATGCTAATTTAGAGCGTTTAGGTAATTATCTATTAGAAAATAATAAACAATGGCGTGATCTCGACGAAGAGGAGCAACTCAACCTATGTCGCTCTGTAGCCAATGAGATTTTACAAGAGAATCAGGCAGGCGAGGAAACGAGCGATGCCTACCAAAAGGCCATCGAGCAACGTGTTCAGAGAACATTACATGTAACGGTAGACCGCCTCGTAGAGTGGTCTAAGCGCAGCGATTTTGATACGAAGTATTTAGAGCAAGACTTTGGTCGTCAAGGTGGCTGGGATCCTATTCGGGTCCCTCTTGGTGAAGACCGTTACTTGCGACTCATCGGTCAAATTGACCGCATCGACGAATATACACGGGATGATCAAACCTATGGCATGGTTATCGATTACAAGTCGGGTGGTGCTCATGTGACGGCCCAAGATGTGTATTATGGACTTAAACTGCAACTCATGACCTATCTGTTGGCTTTGGAGTCCGCTTATGGTAAAACACATGGCGGATCTATGTCCCCTGCGGCGGTGGTTTACTCTTACGTGAAGAACCCTAAAATCCCTGCTGATGCGCCTATATCTTATGAAGATGCAGTTTCGTTGGCTAATGAAAGCGATGCTTGGCAAAACAGTGGGTACTTCTCCGATGATATAGAGTTGTTGACGCATATTGACAATAAGTTCTTGTCCTATGGATCTAAGCGAGGGCCTTATGTGCCGATTGCTACGAAAAAAGATCAAACCATTTCTAGCAGAGATTTGCGGAAGGTTAAGTCTACAGGTGAATTTGACATAATGTGCCGCTATACAAATCACGTGATGGCTGAGACGGGTCGTCACATTGGGGAAGGGCAGTTCCCGATTAAGCCATATCAATTGAATGGCCTTAGACCTTGTACATTCTGCGACTACAGAACGGTATGTCGCTTTGACTCTAGCCGTAATCGATATAATTATTTGTCTAAATTGTCCGAGAATGACGCATTAGAACGGATGAAAGAGGTCTTAAACGACGGAAATAATAGTAGCAAAGGAGGTGAAAACCATGGGTGTTAA
- a CDS encoding SGNH/GDSL hydrolase family protein, giving the protein MEIICFGDSITRGYDVPYGRGWVEICDASIEGVNFTNYGEDGCSVQGMIYNIENWAVTAVSDPTRYIFLMCGTNDILQGRDSTYVYKALVKAIELASTKGTVIIGLETQIDSDMDGLDLVVREVNEHLKAYAEAHNIKVIDFYTTLFEADQIGQIVFAGEVHPNERGYRLMAYKALEVFTRL; this is encoded by the coding sequence ATGGAAATCATCTGTTTTGGCGATAGCATTACGCGTGGCTATGATGTGCCTTATGGACGGGGTTGGGTCGAAATCTGTGATGCATCCATAGAGGGTGTTAATTTTACAAATTATGGTGAAGATGGCTGCTCCGTACAGGGGATGATATATAATATTGAAAATTGGGCGGTTACTGCTGTATCCGATCCAACACGTTATATTTTCTTGATGTGTGGCACTAACGATATTTTACAAGGTCGAGATAGTACCTATGTGTACAAGGCTTTGGTGAAAGCTATTGAGCTTGCTAGTACAAAAGGGACGGTAATCATCGGTTTAGAAACTCAAATTGATAGCGATATGGACGGATTAGATCTGGTTGTACGAGAGGTTAATGAACACCTAAAAGCCTACGCAGAGGCACATAATATTAAAGTTATAGATTTCTATACTACCTTGTTTGAAGCAGATCAAATTGGACAAATTGTCTTTGCCGGAGAGGTACATCCCAACGAGCGTGGTTATCGATTAATGGCGTATAAGGCATTAGAGGTCTTTACGCGATTATAA
- a CDS encoding MFS transporter, with the protein MNRLSFSRTQILILLSVWLTFLLSFVMRLSWASVMPILNEALHFTAKMGAQHISAFYFGYALTVLPGGILADKIGYRRTILFSLIGMAAVTALMSTITDYNMAWGLRFLLGVMSGPVQASCLSAIGDHFGPNQRGAAVGIFMSCTSFGITTVNLYAPYVATHYGWQTAFLATAILPLVVLVLCYFTVRKPSVEILAQREAEASAAAAKLGVGQTSLVENLKHIVSNRNIRCLAIAGFFATGTTWGVTQWANLYMVKQLGVTAIYAGQVMSVFGTAALIAKPTIGILSDILPIKKNHLAALVMFLFAPALILFASTANPNMLFVTGPILGIGAFMHSALTNALVVQSAAPHLRGTTAGFVNLFNQIGALLAPLLLGNVLVMTGSYQMSLMSIAIAPIIGACALFFIRLK; encoded by the coding sequence ATGAATCGACTTAGTTTCTCACGAACTCAGATTTTAATTCTCCTTAGCGTGTGGCTCACGTTTTTGTTGAGCTTTGTTATGCGCTTGTCTTGGGCATCTGTTATGCCTATCCTCAATGAGGCGTTGCATTTTACAGCTAAGATGGGGGCTCAACACATTTCGGCCTTTTACTTTGGGTATGCGTTAACGGTATTACCAGGTGGCATCTTAGCCGATAAAATCGGTTATAGACGTACTATCTTGTTTAGTTTGATTGGTATGGCTGCTGTAACGGCTTTGATGAGTACCATTACAGACTATAACATGGCTTGGGGCTTGCGCTTCTTGCTAGGTGTTATGTCTGGCCCTGTACAAGCTTCTTGCTTGAGTGCTATCGGCGATCACTTCGGTCCGAACCAACGCGGTGCGGCCGTAGGTATCTTCATGAGTTGTACTTCCTTTGGTATTACTACGGTAAACCTTTACGCACCGTATGTGGCTACACATTACGGTTGGCAAACTGCATTCCTTGCTACAGCAATCTTGCCATTGGTAGTACTCGTGTTATGTTACTTCACGGTGCGTAAGCCTAGTGTAGAAATTCTCGCACAACGAGAAGCCGAGGCTTCTGCAGCGGCTGCTAAGCTTGGCGTAGGCCAAACGTCTTTAGTAGAAAACTTGAAGCACATCGTTTCTAACCGTAACATTCGTTGCTTGGCCATTGCTGGCTTCTTCGCAACAGGTACGACTTGGGGCGTAACGCAATGGGCGAACTTGTACATGGTTAAACAATTAGGTGTAACGGCTATCTATGCAGGCCAAGTCATGAGCGTGTTCGGTACGGCTGCGCTAATTGCAAAACCAACGATCGGTATTTTATCTGATATTTTGCCAATTAAGAAGAACCATTTAGCGGCGCTCGTTATGTTCTTATTTGCGCCAGCTTTAATCTTGTTTGCAAGTACGGCAAATCCAAATATGCTCTTTGTAACAGGTCCAATCCTCGGTATAGGTGCCTTTATGCATAGTGCGTTGACCAATGCCCTTGTAGTTCAATCTGCAGCGCCTCATTTACGCGGCACAACAGCAGGCTTTGTAAATTTGTTTAACCAAATTGGTGCTCTCTTGGCACCACTGCTCTTGGGCAATGTCCTCGTCATGACGGGCAGTTACCAAATGTCCTTGATGTCTATCGCTATAGCGCCTATTATCGGTGCATGTGCATTGTTCTTCATTCGTCTTAAATAA
- a CDS encoding YdcP family protein, with protein MELKFVIPNMEKTFGNLEFAGEDKVVQRRINGRLTVLSRSYNLYSDVQRADDIVVVLPAEAGEKHFGFEERVKLVNPRITAEGYKIGTRGFTNYLLHADDMIKE; from the coding sequence ATGGAACTTAAATTTGTGATTCCCAACATGGAAAAAACATTCGGCAATTTAGAATTTGCTGGCGAGGATAAAGTCGTTCAGCGAAGAATCAACGGACGGCTAACTGTCTTATCAAGAAGCTATAATCTCTATTCTGATGTTCAAAGAGCAGATGATATTGTGGTGGTGCTTCCTGCTGAAGCTGGCGAAAAACATTTCGGCTTTGAGGAACGTGTGAAGTTAGTCAATCCACGTATTACCGCAGAGGGCTACAAAATCGGCACTCGTGGTTTTACAAATTACCTTTTACATGCTGACGACATGATAAAAGAATAA
- a CDS encoding YdcP family protein has translation MMRLANGIVLDKDTTFGELKFSALRREVRIQNEDGSVSDEIKERTYDLKSKGQGRMIQVSIPASVPLKEFDYNARVELINPIADTVATATYQGADVDWYIKADDIVLTKDSSSFKAQPQAKKEPTQDK, from the coding sequence ATGATGAGATTAGCAAATGGCATTGTATTAGATAAAGACACGACTTTTGGAGAATTGAAATTCTCTGCTCTACGTCGTGAAGTGAGAATCCAAAATGAAGACGGGTCGGTTTCAGATGAAATCAAGGAACGTACCTATGACTTAAAATCCAAAGGACAAGGACGCATGATTCAAGTAAGTATTCCTGCCAGCGTGCCTTTGAAAGAGTTTGATTATAACGCACGGGTGGAACTTATCAATCCCATTGCGGACACCGTTGCTACTGCCACCTATCAAGGAGCAGATGTTGACTGGTATATCAAGGCAGACGATATTGTGCTGACAAAGGATTCTAGTTCATTCAAAGCTCAACCACAAGCAAAGAAAGAACCGACACAAGACAAATAG